One region of Citrus sinensis cultivar Valencia sweet orange chromosome 6, DVS_A1.0, whole genome shotgun sequence genomic DNA includes:
- the LOC102621578 gene encoding ammonium transporter 2 has translation MATPPIPIAYQQELPAVPDWLNKGDSAWQMTASTLVGIQSMPGLLIIYASIVKKKWAVNSAFMVLYAFAAVLICWVLVCYRMAFGDQLLPFWGKGAPALGQKYLVGRARVPESTHEVDGKTVTTEPFYAMATLVYFQFTFAAITVILLAGSVLGRMNIRAWMAFVPLWLMFSYTVGAFSLWGGGFLYQWGVIDYSGGYVIHVSSGIAGLTAAYWVGPRLKSDKERFPPNNVLLMLAGAGLLWMGWSGFNGGAPYAAHIASSIAILNTNVAAATSLLVWTCLDVIFFGKPSVIGAVQGMMTGLVCITPGAGLVQSWAAIVMGILSGSIPWVTMMILHKKCSLLQQVDDTLAVFHTHAVTGLLGGLLTGLFAEPQLCKLTLPEPTRGAFYGGKGGVQFLKQIVGALFVIAWNLVSTTIILLAIRIFIPLRMPEEQLAIGDDAVHGEEAYALWGDGEKYDPRKHGWHGSSYSEDIAPSPYVNGARGVTINL, from the exons ATGGCTACTCCTCCAATTCCAATAGCTTACCAACAGGAGCTGCCGGCAGTCCCCGACTGGCTCAACAAAGGTGACAGTGCATGGCAGATGACGGCATCGACACTCGTCGGAATCCAAAGCATGCCGGGTCTCCTTATCATATACGCCAGCATCGTCAAGAAAAAGTGGGCAGTCAACTCAGCCTTCATGGTGCTCTATGCCTTTGCTGCCGTGCTCATTTGCTGGGTCCTTGTATGCTATCGCATGGCTTTTGGTGACCAACTGCTCCCTTTCTGGGGCAAGGGCGCCCCTGCTCTAGGCCAAAAGTACCTTGTTGGTCGAGCCAGAGTCCCAGAAAGCACCCACGAAGTTGATGGCAAAACTGTGACCACTGAACCTTTCTATGCTATGGCTACACTTGTGTATTTTCAGTTCACTTTTGCTGCGATCACGGTTATTTTGCTAGCCGGCTCCGTTCTTGGTCGAATGAATATCAGGGCCTGGATGGCCTTTGTGCCGTTATGGCTCATGTTTTCTTACACTGTAGGTGCTTTTAGTCTTTGGGGTGGTGGCTTCCTTTATCAGTGGGGTGTCATTGATTATTCTGGTGGCTATGTTATTCACGTCTCCTCAGGAATTGCCGGTCTCACTGCCGCCTATTGG gtTGGACCCAGGCTAAAGAGCGACAAAGAGAGGTTTCCTCCGAATAATGTGCTGCTCATGCTTGCGGGAGCCGGGCTGCTGTGGATGGGATGGTCGGGTTTCAACGGTGGGGCTCCTTATGCTGCTCATATCGCCTCTTCGATCGCTATTCTAAACACAAATGTAGCGGCGGCCACGAGCCTTCTTGTTTGGACATGTCTTGATGTTATCTTCTTTGGGAAGCCTTCAGTTATCGGAGCTGTTCAGGGCATGATGACTGGCCTTGTTTGCATCACCCCAGGAGCTG GGCTGGTACAATCATGGGCGGCTATTGTAATGGGCATTCTTTCTGGTAGCATTCCATGGGTAACTATGATGATTCTTCACAAGAAGTGTAGTCTTCTTCAACAG GTGGATGACACACTGGCTGTGTTTCACACGCACGCGGTGACTGGGCTGTTGGGCGGGCTACTGACCGGGCTATTTGCGGAGCCACAACTGTGCAAGCTCACACTACCAGAGCCCACAAGAGGAGCATTCTACGGGGGGAAAGGCGGGGTGCAATTTCTGAAGCAGATTGTTGGGGCTCTGTTTGTTATCGCCTGGAATTTAGTTTCCACAACAATCATTCTCCTGGCAATAAGGATATTCATTCCATTGAGAATGCCTGAGGAGCAGCTCGCGATCGGAGATGACGCCGTTCACGGAGAAGAAGCTTACGCTCTCTGGGGCGACGGAGAGAAGTATGACCCGAGAAAGCACGGCTGGCATGGGTCTTCCTACTCGGAGGACATTGCACCGTCGCCCTATGTTAATGGTGCACGAGGGGTTACCATTAACCTTTGA
- the LOC107177434 gene encoding nudix hydrolase 15, mitochondrial-like, with translation MDIELVGCNIKDEQNYCGNQTLLQRIAEQLQVNKPTSSNEQQVDGDDDRIIGSNLGIMESVAKQNEHRRAAVLICVFEEGHGGELRVILTKRSMNLSSYPGDVALPEGKMEDGDADDSATALREAMEEIGLDPHLVQVAAHLEPFNSKNQLNVVPVIGLLAKMEDFKPFLNPDEVDAIFDVPLEMFFKGDNHKS, from the exons ATGGATATTGAGTTAGTGGGGTGCAATATTAAAGATGAACAGAATTATTGCGGCAACCAAACATTACTGCAAAGAATTGCAGAGCAGCTTCAAGTTAACAAACCAACTAGTTCGAATGAGCAGCAAGtagatggtgatgatgatcgTATTATCGGCTCAAATCTTGGCATCATGGAGTCTGTTGCAAAGCAAAATGAGCACAGAAGAGCGGCGGTCTTGATTTGTGTCTTTGAAGAAGGTCATGGAGGCGAGCTACGTGTTATTCTTACCAAGAGGTCCATGAATTTGTCTTCTTACCCCG GGGACGTAGCATTGCCAGAAGGAAAAATGGAAGACGGAGATGCAGACGATTCTGCAACTGCATTGAGAGAAGCCATGGAAGAGATCGGCTTGGATCCTCATCTGGTTCAAGTTGCTGCGCATTTAGAGCCTTTTAACTCGAag AATCAACTTAACGTTGTACCTGTGATTGGCCTGCTTGCGAAGATGGAAGATTTCAAGCCTTTTCTCAATCCTGATGAGGTTGATGCCATTTTCGATGTACCATTGGAAATGTTTTTCAAG GGAGATAATCATAAGAGTTGA
- the LOC102621017 gene encoding uncharacterized protein LOC102621017, which produces MCIRSLSKKARSRQLNVPDFDKVTCTVAMPTDNVGCIRRRLEQSQRRFLSNANLNSDRVLTADLKKKNSVAASNKKFDTCSEESVDDSDCNSMIQADGSTTTCSYGALSQINSNLIDSPGVSLVVEKYAPAQQFSPSEKYGHHMEFLFSNESSESSCLLLGEDDYQQDGVSSSSCVDSLIHLSGRTSPARTIKHRNETGVLYFSDLDLENDVLEGCTGGSTQFLLF; this is translated from the exons ATGTGTATACGATCCCTTTCAAAGAAAGCAAGGTCAAGGCAATTAAAT GTTCCAGATTTTGATAAGGTCACTTGTACGGTTGCTATGCCTACAGATAATGTTGGATGCATTCGGAGAAGGTTGGAGCAGTCGCAACGCAGATTTTTGAGTAATGCTAATCTCAACTCAGACCGAGTTTTAACGGCAGATCTCAAGAAG AAAAACTCTGTTGCGGCCTCTAACAAAAAGTTTGATACATGCTCTGAAGAGTCTGTTGATGATTCAGACTGCAATTCTATGATTCAAGCCGATGGCTCCACAACAACTTGCTCTTATGGTGCTTTATCCCagataaattctaatttaataGATTCTCCTGGAGTGTCTTTGGTGGTTGAAAAATATGCTCCAGCTCAGCAGTTTTCTCCATCAGAAAAATATGGTCATCATATGGAATTTCTGTTTTCGAATGAATCATCTGAATCTTCTTGCTTACTGCTTGGGGAAGATGATTATCAGCAGGATGGTGTTTCATCTTCTTCGTGTGTTGATTCGTTGATCCATTTAAGTGGTAGGACTTCTCCTGCGAGAACTATCAAGCATAGAAATGAAACTGGTGTACTGTACTTTAGTGATCTTGACCtggaaaatgatgttttaGAGGGTTGTACGGGTGGCAGCACACAATTTTTGCTATTTTAA
- the LOC102621292 gene encoding BAG family molecular chaperone regulator 4 has product MNKMKKNSKNDSSNNNNNNEQVDWEMRPGGMLVQRRDDDNYDHQDGAAASVSGGPVIRINVARGPSQYEVHVPARSTFGDLKKAISEKTGLDPQEQKVLFRGKEKEDNEHLDVSGMKDKSKVLLLEELTNKEKKPKEVKDSPEKKHEYAKDSEEMRKALQAIAGVRAEVDKLSERVASLEVAVNGGTKVPSEELDTSAELLMKELLKLDGIEAEGEAKVQRKTEVRRVQKFHETLDNLKAINSNPFCDSSNAIKVVTQWETFDSGMGSLNPPPLAPSSTTINQDWERFD; this is encoded by the exons atgaataaaatgaagaagaattcGAAAAACGATAGCagtaacaacaacaacaacaacgaACAAGTCGATTGGGAGATGAGGCCAGGTGGCATGCTTGTGCAGAGAAGGGACGACGATAATTACGATCATCAAGACGGCGCTGCAGCTTCTGTTTCAGGGGGACCCGTGATCAGGATCAATGTCGCTCGAGGTCCTTCTCAGTACGAGGTTCATGTCCCTGCTCGATCCACTTTCG GGGATTTGAAGAAAGCAATTTCAGAGAAGACGGGATTGGATCCTCAAGAGCAGAAAGTTTTATTCAGAGGCAAGGAGAAAGAGGACAATGAGCATTTAGATGTGTCAGGTATGAAAGATAAATCGAAGGTTTTGCTTTTGGAGGAATTGACAAACAAAGAGAAGAAACCTAAGGAAGTGAAGGATAGCCCAGAGAAGAAACATGAGTATGCTAAGGATAGCGAAGAGATGAGAAAGGCTCTACAAGCAATTGCAGGAGTCAGAGCGGAGGTTGATAAGCTCTCAGAAAGG GTTGCTTCCTTGGAGGTAGCTGTGAATGGTGGGACCAAGGTGCCGAGCGAGGAATTAGATACATCAGCAGAGTTGCTCATGAAGGAGCTGCTAAAACTGGATGGTATCGAAGCCGAAGGTGAAGCAAAAGTACAGCGGAAGACTGAG GTGCGTCGTGTACAGAAGTTCCATGAGACACTGGACAATCTAAAGGCAATAAATTCCAACCCGTTTTGTGACAGTAGTAACGCTATAAAGGTGGTAACCCAATGGGAGACCTTTGACTCTGGTATGGGAAGTTTGAATCCCCCTCCCCTGGCGCCATCCTCGACGACTATAAATCAAGATTGGGAACGGTTTGATTAG